The region ACAAACAGGATTCATCGGAATTCattgaaatcaaatttaatttattttctattgAGCCTTCTCAGgtctgctgtgctctgctctgctcgaaTAATGAGAATTATTTTGATAGCTTCGCATTTCATAGGTTTCATAGTCAATTATTTGTGGGATAATGGATGCTACACACTTGAAGTTGTAGTTAACTCCATTAATTTGCAACATTTCGGAGGCAGATTGACTGATTGAATCGGCTCTGTCTTTGCATCGTATCGCACTGCCATATATGTGATGCCCATGTACTCGAGCAGGGACTGAAATGCTGCGGCATGTGCGCTCATGTGCGACAGCGAGAGGGTGAGGGGGAGGATAAGGGGGAGGGTGTCAGGATGTGTCAGGTGTGATACCAGTGAACAGCCCGAAAATGTGTGTAAGCGACTGCAAGCCGCCAGCGCAACGTGGCATTAATTTCcgttaattaaaataaatacgtCAAGCGATAATAAATAGCACGGCACTGGCATTAAATGGAGGCCCAGCGAGCCGGCAGCCCCAACCGACTCAAAAGACACACGGCCGCCTCCAATTAGATGTCTGCTGTACCCCAACATATGTACAGCTCTGAAGTAGTTGTCTCCTCTGCAATTAATGGGAGAATTGATTTGCCTGGAGGGCACATAAATTTCTGACACCCCAACAGATTGGCGATTCTCGGGATGCTGGCCCcggtcctggccctggtccaCTCGTGCGTTATTGCCGAGCATAAATTCTATTCAAATTCTATAACATGTCAGCACATAAGCCGGCACTGTCAAGCGTGCGATGTACAGTCTCACCTTGACAGGGATGAGCTGTGGGTGGCTGTGGAGGAGGCAAAGGCGAGAGTTTTGTGCAAATAACTGAAGCAAAACACAAATGTCTTTCGGGCAGGGATGGTGAGTGGAGGGTGGGTGGAGAGCCGCCCTTCCGGGGCAAACGTACTCGAGTGGCAAACAAAAGATTATCCTTGCCCTTACTTCACGCTCAGCTATACAGACCTGCCTTGGACATGGACATACTCGGCAGCAGCAcaacaggaggagcagctggagcagcaggaccagcacgaccagctgctgctcggcaGGCGTCATTGTGGATGGTATAGAGGCGCGTGTGGGTGGTTGTGGATGGCCCTGCTATTGAAACGTTGCAGTAATGAAAAAAAATGTCAACTTacacatacgtatgtacatataaggagccagagccagagccggggCCAGATCCAGAGCGGAAGGCGGTGATAAGTAagagctggaggtggagccacagccacagccagagccagtgccagtgccagtgccagagcagACACTAGAGGTACGTATGTACAACAaaagcgacagcgacagcgacaacggcaacaaaaCATGTGTCAAACGCCAGACATTCTGAGCAATATTAATAACACTCGgataatatatttttcattaaagcagcagcaaagcagcacAAAGATGTCACGATACTCGTGCACACAACGTGTGCCAGCTGTTGGGGCTCATGCTTAAAGACCGATAATGCAAAACTCCCACGCATACAGGCCGGTAGAGGTACAGTCAgaccaggggggggggggaattttataaatttagtTATGACGGCGATTAGCGGCCATTTTGCATTTCCCCGAGGCCAGGGCCTGGTTAGCCTTGAAAAACTTTACCCAGATCCCTTTTATGATAGCCCCGAGTCTGTTCGCCTGGCTGCCATCCGGTCCTTGCTGACACACAAAGGACAAGCGGCACACACTGCGTATGGGCAATGCTCTTAATTGCCTTTAAAGGGCCGTCTGCGATTTTTGCCAACTTTTGCCATCATTTATGCAAAGCGGAAAGCCAGCATGTGGAAATACCGATGCACGCTGATACGAGTGccggcacaggcacaggcaccggcaccggcaccggcggCATTCATGCATCAGAGCCGAAACGAATGAGAGGCCGAGACTCTTGACTTTGTTAATTAAACATAACGGCGCACAGCGCACATCGCACATCGCACAGCGCACAGGGAGCAATTCTCAAGTGAATAATTCAACAACAGCAAGTGCCCGAAACTTAacgaaaacttttcaaattcATTGAAAACTTCATCCAGAAAAATGTCACAAATTTCGACTATATAAGCAGCCCGCCAGGGAGCCGCGGCACACACTGGCCCCAGGATGGTCTTCAAGCTAATACGACCAGCCCCGCTGACGGAGAAGGTGGGCTCTCGGGATGGCTGCATTTACCTGTTCAGGGCGATGAAGTTCATAGGCTGGGTGCCGCCCAAGTCTGGGGTGCTGCGCTACGTCTACCTCTTCTGGACGCTGATGACGTTCGTGTGGTCCACCACGTACCTGCCGCTGGGTTTCCTGGGCAGCTACATGACCCAGATCAAGTCGTTCTCGCCGGGCGAGTTCCTCACCTCGCTGCAGGTGTGCTTCAACGCGTACGGGTCCTCGGTGAAGACGGCCATCACCTACTCGCAGCTGTGGCGACTCATCAAGGCCAAGGATCTGCTGGACAAGCTGGATCTGCGCTGCACCTCCGTCGAGGAGCGCGAGAAAATCCACCGCGTGGTGGCGCTCAGCAACCACGCCTTTCTCATCTTCACGTGCGTCTACTGCACCTACGCGGGGTCCACCTACCTCAGCTCGGTGCTGAGCGGGCGGCCACCCTGGCAGCTCTACAACCCCTACATCGACTGGCGCGACGGCCGGGGGAATCTGTGGCTGGCGTCCACCCTCGAGTACGTCGTGATGTCGGGGGCCGTGCTCCAGGATCAGCTCTCCGACACCTACCCACTGGTCTACACCCTCATCCTGCGCGTCCACCTGGACATGCTGCGAGAGCGCATCCAGCGGTTGCGCACCGACGAGGCGATGAGCGAGGCCGAGAACTACGAGGAGCTGGTCAACTGCATCTTGGATCACAAGATTATTATAATGTGGGCAGGcctgtttgtgtttttgcagTGACTTCAGTGCAGTAACCTCTTGTCCGTCCACTTTTTCAGGTTCTGCGATACGATCAAGCCCGTTATTTCGGGGACCATCTTCACCCAGTTCCTGCTGTGCGGCATTGTGCTGGGTCTGACGCTGATCAACGTGTTCTTCTTCTCGGACCTGTGGACCGGCATCGCCTCCTTCATGTTCGTCATCACCATTCTCCTGCAGACGTTCCCCTTCTGCTACACCTGCAATCTCATCATGGAGGACTGCGACGCCCTCACGCACGCCATCTTCCAGTCCAAGTGGGTGGACGCCTCTCGCCGCTACAAGATGACGCTCCTCTATTTCCTGCAGAACGTGCAGCGGCCCATCGTCTTCATTGCCGGCGGCATCTTTCAGATATCCatgagcagcaacatcagcgtAAGTGCCAATGGTCGGCATTGTGGGAGCACTCTGCTTCCCAGGCCCGGCCCGCAGGCTAACAATTAAATCTGCTACAAGTTTAACATACTTTGGCCTACTTTCAGGTGGCCAAGTTCGCCTTCTCCGTCATCACCATCACCAAGCAAATGAACATAGCCGATAAGTTTAAGGACGAATGAGGAGGACTACTACTACTCTCTGGCTTATCACCGTTCCCATGATTACCCCATtgattttctataaataagACGAGATACAAACTTTTAAATAACTCTGAAAATGGCAATTCCCACTCCCTTTCCTTCACACCAACATCAATATCCCCCACCCGTCTAGCGAATTCAACGCGGCGCTGCGATGATAGAGTCCAGTGCATCGTTATTTGTAGGAAAAAATGTAGATCTAGTGACAATTTCAATGAAAGCAACTCAGTAGACTATTATGTGTATCGCACTGCAAGTAGCTTGCTTTTAAACGGCTAATAAATGCTCGAATTTATATTAACCAAACGATTGTTAAAAGGATTTAAGTCGGGTTTGGGTATGTGTTGAAAGAGCGAAACACGTGTGCCTTCGAAGAGAACTCTTTTGTTAATCGGCTTCCCCTTCGACCTTGGAGAGCTTCTCCGAAATATTCATTTGCTTGACCAGCGTAAAGACTGAGAACGAAAACTTGGTGACCTACAAGGCAGAGCATTAGTTACCCACAATTTCCAGCACAATCGGGAATAATTTGATGCTCACACTGATGTTGGTGCCCACGGAGATGGGAAATACGTTCATGGCCATGAAGGTGATGGGCTGCTGGAGCTTCTGCAGGAAGTACATGAGCGTCTTCTTGTAGCGCTGCTCGCCATCGATCCAGTTCGACTCGAAAAGAGCGTCCGCCAGGTTGTAGCAGTCGTCCGTGAGGTAGTTGCAGAGAATGCAGAACGGAGTGGTCTCCAGCAGAACAGCGGCCATGAAGGACAGGGCGGCAATGGCCGATCCCAGATTGGCGAACAGCACAATGTTGATGAGTGTGAAGCCAAGGACCAGGCCCACAACGAGGAACTGCACAAAAATGGTGCCCGAAATCACGGGTCGCAAACAATCCACAAAACTGCAAAGGATCCACAGCTTGGATTAAAGAACCTTACCACAATGAGTGGACGCTCAACCCACCGCAGTATGGTCTTGTGGTCCTGGATGCACTGAATTAGTTGCTCGTAGCGCTGCTCGGGGCTCTCCTCAGGGTCGCTGCCCAACTGTCTTAGGCGGTCCGCGAAAATGGACATGTGGGCACGGAGCACGAGCACATAGTTGACGGGATAACAGTCCACACAGACGTCCTGAAAGCAGGCACCGGCCATGGCGAAGTATTCCAGTCCCGACTGCAGGCCCAGCTGCCACGAGCTGGAGCGCCAGTCCAGGTACGGATAGTAGTTCTGGTAGGGCGGCCTGCCCATCAGGATCGCAGTGAGGAACGTGTTGGTGGCATACACCATGTAGACGGTcatgaagatgaagaagatTCGGTTGCTCCTGGAAACGGCCTGATGGACTCGGAGGCGTTCGCTGGGCTGGGTGAGGCGCCTGTCCATTTCGTCCAAAATGTCGTTGGCATCGTCGAAGTGCTTGACGAGCGCCCAGACGATCAGGACCTTGGTGGAGCAGGACCAGGCGTTAAAGGCCACCTGAAGGGAGGTGAGGAACTCCCCCGGAGAGAACTCTGAGAGATGGCTGATGTACCCAGTCAGGAAGCCGATGGGCTGGTAGAACGTAGAGCAGAGATTCAGGGCAAAGGACCACAGGCAGTAGGCAACGAAGAATCGAGCCGGTGGCCTTCGCACTCCCATTAGAAAGATGCAGCGCAGCAAGTACAGAGTCCCATTCCGCGAGCAGGCCGGGGCTTCCTTCGGCAGCGTGAACATGGCCGGGAAGACTTTACGCAGCACCATCCTGCCTCCAGTTGAGTGTCGATGCTTCAAACTGGATTGAAGCCTTTTATACGTCCGACCGTGGCGTGATTGAGTCGCAGGACATGGAAAATTCATGAGCGACACGTCTAAACTCGTCAACCGAAATCAATTATGGTTAGGGTAACAGTTGTTCAGCACCTCGGCGAGCACCCGCTGCACCGAACGCACGGCACCCTCAACGCCCAAAGGCTTCAGTGGAGCAGCGTCCTCGTCCAATCCGAATGCCCGACGGGTTACGGCGATGGCGGCGGCGCTTAGCACGTAACGCTCCGGAGAAGTGTAAAAGTTTACACttgcatataaataaatgatggCTCTCTGTTTCGTCGAAGAGCAGCAGGCTGCAGCGGTTCACAGAGCGAGGGGTAATAGttcaaatttcatttgcagAGAGCGCGTCAAAGTGCAGTCTTCAATTAGGATTACCCAAGCACCGTCATTGTACCATAATTGTGCCACCTCTGTTGTAATTAAATGACAATCACAGTCGACTATGCCGACTATTCCCCCCTTTTGATTTCGCCAGTTGCAAGAAGACCTCATCTCATTGGATCCATCAGACGAGTGAGAGATCTAATTAGAATAATAGTACGTAACGTGGGCCGACATGTACAATTTATATTGACTAAGTACGTTTGTAATTCTCTCGGTTTCTTGCCTGCTTTTGACAAACAACACCCAGCAGATGGTTCTTTGAAAAAACCTAGCAGGTCTGTATATACTAAATTCTAGAGTTAATTACTTTAAGGCTTATGGTAAACGGACTTTTTCTGAATtatcgtgtttttttttttgtatggccAGATTtcgttttttaattttccttttttttagaGGTAGCAAATTTTTTTAGATGGaaaatattgattttattGTAACAAAGTTGCTACGTTTCGTGGCAACTTAATCAGGTTTaatcaaagaacaaaaaaataaaagaattagctaaaaaaaaaaatatatatatatatacaatttttttagtttatgAAAACCTTGCCATAGATAAAAAACTATTATTCATTAAACATTTGTAAGTGTAATTATACTTTATTCTCTTTACGCAGTGGACTAGAAAAAAGTACAGCTCGTAAAAggtttttttagttttagtaaATTTGTTCAGTGCATGGCGAGAGTGCTGCCCGAACCTTTGGGAATGAGTGTCCTCCCAAGGAGCATTGTCCACCCAAAGGTATCTACAATTTCAATCATTTCTGTTTGCGGAAAACAGCGCTGTGCTTCCGTCTCTCTTTTCTCTGCTTTCGTTTGAAGCTGAAAACCTTTTTCCTCTGAAGAGGATAAAGTTACTTCAAAATCCTTCAATAGTACGTTCAGTGCTTGCTGTGTGCTCTGCGTTTGCTAGACAAATATTCGCTTTTAAATTTCACTGATTAATTAAAATCGGCTTCCCCTTCGACCTTGGCCAGCTTCTCCGCAATATTCATTTGCTTGACCAGCGTAAAGACTGAGAACGAAAACTTGGTGACCTACAAGGAAACCCCTTTGCTCGAGTACTCATAAATTTCCCGAAAATTCGTTTTGGATACTCACAACAATGTTGGTGCCCACGGAAATGGGAAAAGCGTTCATGGCCATGAACTTGATGGGCTGCTGGAGCTTCTGCAGGAAGTACATGAGCGTCTTCTTGTAGCGCTGCTCGCCATCGATCCAGTTCGACTCGAAAAGAGCGTCCGCCAGGTTGTAGCAGTCGTCCGTGAGGTAGTTGCAGAGAATGCAGAACGGAGTGGTCTCCAGCAGAACAGCGGCCATGAAGGACAGGGCGGCAATGGCCGATCCCAGATTGGCGAACAGCACAATGTTGATGAGTGTGAAGCCAAGGACCAGGCCCACAACCAGGAACTGCACAAAAATGGTGCCCGAAATCACGGGTCGCAAACAATCCACAAAACTGCAAAGGATCCAGGACAAGATCGATTAAAGAACCATTCCACTATGAGTGGACGCTCAACCCACCGCAGTATGGTCTTGTGGTCCTGGATGCACTGAATTAGTTGCTCGTAGCGCTGCTCGGGGCTCTCCTCAGGGTCGCTGCCCAACTGTCTTAGGCGGTCCGCGAAAATGGACATGTGGGCACGGAGCACGAGGACAAAGTTGACGGGATAACAGTCCACACAGACGTCCTGCAGGCATGCACCGGCCATGGCAAAGTACTCTAAGCCCGTCTGCAGACCCAGGTGCAACGAGCTGGAGCGCCAGTCGAGGTACGGATAGTAGTTTTGGTAGAGCGGTTTCCCATTCGCGATGGCAGTGAGGCACGTGTTGGTGGCGTAC is a window of Drosophila pseudoobscura strain MV-25-SWS-2005 chromosome 3, UCI_Dpse_MV25, whole genome shotgun sequence DNA encoding:
- the LOC4804841 gene encoding odorant receptor 42a codes for the protein MNFPCPATQSRHGRTYKRLQSSLKHRHSTGGRMVLRKVFPAMFTLPKEAPACSRNGTLYLLRCIFLMGVRRPPARFFVAYCLWSFALNLCSTFYQPIGFLTGYISHLSEFSPGEFLTSLQVAFNAWSCSTKVLIVWALVKHFDDANDILDEMDRRLTQPSERLRVHQAVSRSNRIFFIFMTVYMVYATNTFLTAILMGRPPYQNYYPYLDWRSSSWQLGLQSGLEYFAMAGACFQDVCVDCYPVNYVLVLRAHMSIFADRLRQLGSDPEESPEQRYEQLIQCIQDHKTILRFVDCLRPVISGTIFVQFLVVGLVLGFTLINIVLFANLGSAIAALSFMAAVLLETTPFCILCNYLTDDCYNLADALFESNWIDGEQRYKKTLMYFLQKLQQPITFMAMNVFPISVGTNISVTKFSFSVFTLVKQMNISEKLSKVEGEAD
- the LOC6898665 gene encoding odorant receptor 42a-like produces the protein MVLRKIFPAMYTLSEEAPACSRNGTLYLMRCIFVMGVRKPPARFFVAYCLWSIVMNLSSTFYQPIAFLTGYISHLSELSAGELLTSLQVAFNAWSCSAKVLIVWALVKHFDDANDILDEMDRRLTQPSERLRVHRAVSKSNRIFFIFMTVYMSYATNTCLTAIANGKPLYQNYYPYLDWRSSSLHLGLQTGLEYFAMAGACLQDVCVDCYPVNFVLVLRAHMSIFADRLRQLGSDPEESPEQRYEQLIQCIQDHKTILRFVDCLRPVISGTIFVQFLVVGLVLGFTLINIVLFANLGSAIAALSFMAAVLLETTPFCILCNYLTDDCYNLADALFESNWIDGEQRYKKTLMYFLQKLQQPIKFMAMNAFPISVGTNIVVTKFSFSVFTLVKQMNIAEKLAKVEGEADFN
- the Or42b gene encoding odorant receptor 42b, which gives rise to MVFKLIRPAPLTEKVGSRDGCIYLFRAMKFIGWVPPKSGVLRYVYLFWTLMTFVWSTTYLPLGFLGSYMTQIKSFSPGEFLTSLQVCFNAYGSSVKTAITYSQLWRLIKAKDLLDKLDLRCTSVEEREKIHRVVALSNHAFLIFTCVYCTYAGSTYLSSVLSGRPPWQLYNPYIDWRDGRGNLWLASTLEYVVMSGAVLQDQLSDTYPLVYTLILRVHLDMLRERIQRLRTDEAMSEAENYEELVNCILDHKIIIMFCDTIKPVISGTIFTQFLLCGIVLGLTLINVFFFSDLWTGIASFMFVITILLQTFPFCYTCNLIMEDCDALTHAIFQSKWVDASRRYKMTLLYFLQNVQRPIVFIAGGIFQISMSSNISVAKFAFSVITITKQMNIADKFKDE